A region from the Triticum aestivum cultivar Chinese Spring chromosome 3D, IWGSC CS RefSeq v2.1, whole genome shotgun sequence genome encodes:
- the LOC123079585 gene encoding protein DECREASED SIZE EXCLUSION LIMIT 1, whose product MASDRERPRRRPSPDPVAVLRGHRAAVSDACFHHALPLLFSGAADGELRVWDTASHRTVSSIWAHGGAAGVYSIAAGAGLGNTIISQGRDGLCKGWAIEEAGLSRRPIFTIKTSTYHFCKMSLVKVPCSAHGTQTSLSGSNGGTEPQRVPTEDNTGSDVVNLAEGTQEYEQGRSLDGKNILAIAGQESSEVELWDIENSRKIMCLPQRCSANMTGRLTKKKGLCMAVQAFIPCESGGYVNILSSYEDGSTLWWDVRKPGSPLSSVKYHLESALSIAIDGLCTGGISGGADNKVAMFALDHQQGTFSLRNEIEIEQPGIAGIAIRPDNKIAATAGWDHRIRVYNYNKGNALAVLKYHSATCAVVTFSHDCKLLASCSADTTVALWELYPPKTPSKVLMATEEVER is encoded by the exons ATGGCCAGCGACCGGGAgaggccgcgccgccgcccgtcgccggatcCTGTGGCGGTGCTCCGGGGCCACCGCGCCGCCGTCAGCGACGCCTGCTTCCACCACGCcctccctctcctcttctccgG CGCGGCTGACGGGGAGCTCAGGGTCTGGGACACGGCGAGCCACCGCACAGTCTCCTCCATCTG GGCTCATGGTGGCGCGGCTGGAGTGTATTCAATCGCTGCTGGCGCCGGACTTGGGAACACAATCATTAG CCAGGGAAGGGATGGTTTGTGCAAAGGCTGGGCAATTGAGGAAGCTGGGCTCTCACG GAGGCCCATATTTACAATCAAAACAAGTACATACCATTTCTGTAAGATGTCACTGGTTAAGGTTCCATGTTCTGCACATGGCACACAAACCAGCTTGAGTGGCTCAAATGGTGGCACTGAGCCGCAAAGAGTACCTACTGAAGATAATACAGGATCAGATGTTGTAAATCTTGCAGAAGGAACACAAGAATATGAACAAG GCAGATCCTTGGATGGAAAAAATATATTGGCAATCGCTGGTCAAGAATCTTCTGAG GTTGAACTTTGGGACATTGAAAATTCAAGGAAGATAATGTGTTTGCCCCAAAGATGTAGTGCTAATATGACAGGTCGCCTTACCAAGAAAAAAG GTCTATGCATGGCTGTGCAAGCTTTCATCCCGTGTGAATCTGGAGGCTATGTTAATATTTTATCAAG TTATGAAGATGGAAGCACTCTCTGGTGGGATGTACGGAAGCCTGGGTCACCTTTATCTTCAGTGAAATATCATTTGGAATCAG CTTTATCCATTGCTATTGATGGTTTATGCACCGGTGGGATCTCAGGAGGTGCTGATAATAAAGTAGCCATGTTTGCCCTTGATCATCAGCAG GGCACGTTTTCTCTCAGGAATGAGATAGAAATTGAGCAACCCGGTATAGCGGGTATAGCGATTCGGCCAGACAACAAGATTGCAGCAACTGCTGGTTGGGATCACAG GATTCGAGTGTATAACTACAATAAAGGAAATGCTCTAGCGGTTCTAAAGTATCACAGCGCTACG TGTGCCGTGGTGACTTTCTCACATGACTGCAAACTGTTAGCCTCATGCTCGGCGGACACCACGGTTGCGTTATGGGAGCTGTATCCTCCGAAAACACCCAGCAAAGTTCTCATGGCAACAGAGGAGGTTGAGAGATAG